From the Anabaena sphaerica FACHB-251 genome, the window TACCAAAATAATCTCTGATGTATAGAAATTACTGCAAACCAGTATTTGTACCTTGCTTACCAGTTGCTAATTCAACCTTAACGATTTTGCCACCCATTTTTTGAATCCGTTGTTGTTCACGGAACCAGTTTTCATAGGGAACTAACTTGGTGAAGTAGGTATTTTGTAATTCGCGTTGAGTACGAGTACGAGTTAGGCTGGGAACACAAGCAGTTACTTTAAATAAACGAGCCATTTTTTCTAATCTCCTCTATCGATTGCGGAAACTTTTTTATCTCAAATATCCTGAGTGCAAATCTTTAATTTATGTGTAAGGATTTAGCTATCAGCGATCAGCTTTTTAACTTTTGCGCCAAAAATCACCATTTGATTATCTGCTGATTTATCAAATATTCTGACTCCTGACTCCTGACTCCTGACTCCTGAATTCTTACATTTATTTTCTCAAAGTCTGGAAATCAAACATCAATACTAGACCGCTAATACTCATTTTTGGTAAGCAATAGAACGACCTAGAACTCACGGTTGATTTCCAGACCTGAATCAAGTCGCACCTAAATCATCAAGTGCAAA encodes:
- a CDS encoding phycobilisome linker polypeptide; amino-acid sequence: MARLFKVTACVPSLTRTRTQRELQNTYFTKLVPYENWFREQQRIQKMGGKIVKVELATGKQGTNTGLQ